A genome region from Colwellia sp. Arc7-D includes the following:
- the dnaK gene encoding molecular chaperone DnaK, with amino-acid sequence MSKTIGIDLGTTNSCVAVMEAGVAKIIENSEGSRTTPSIVAYANNETLAGQPAKRQAVTNSANTLFAIKRLIGRKFDDKEVQKDIKLAPYKIIKAKNGDAWVEVNGKALSPQEVSAQILRKLKKDAEAYLGETVTDAVITVPAYFNDSQRQATKDAGKIAGLNVKRIINEPTAAALAYGVDKSSKVDQKVAVYDLGGGTFDVSIIEIANIDGEKQFEVLATNGDTFLGGEDFDLRLINYLADEFKKESGIDIKQDPLALQRIKEAAEKAKIELSSALQTDVNLPYVTADASGPKHLKVQVTRAKLESLVDDLVKSTIAPCEQALKDAGLSKSDISEVILVGGQSRMPKVQAAVKDFFGKEPRKDVNPDEAVAMGAAIQAGVLSGTVGDVLLLDVTPLSLGIETLGGVMTKLIDKNTTIPTRASETFSTAEDNQPAVTVHVLQGQREMATDNKSLGQFSLTDISPGPRGSVQVEVTFDIDADGILNVTAKDKATGKEQSIKITASSGLTEDEVNRMVNDAEMHATEDKQKRELVEQRNQADQLIHTVQTSMTSLSDDQQGELKTLIEQLKMAVNGDDKNAIEMRQKALQEAYTSMTQAQQSQEQTQHQGEAANDGASNDDVIDADFEDVSNG; translated from the coding sequence ATGTCTAAGACTATTGGTATTGATTTAGGTACAACAAACTCTTGTGTAGCAGTTATGGAAGCTGGTGTTGCAAAAATCATTGAAAACTCAGAAGGTAGCCGCACTACACCATCGATTGTTGCTTATGCCAACAATGAAACATTAGCGGGTCAACCGGCAAAAAGACAAGCGGTGACAAACTCAGCAAACACTTTATTTGCCATTAAACGTCTAATTGGTCGTAAATTTGATGATAAAGAAGTGCAAAAAGATATTAAACTTGCGCCTTATAAAATCATTAAAGCAAAAAATGGCGATGCTTGGGTTGAAGTGAATGGTAAAGCCTTATCACCTCAAGAAGTATCAGCTCAAATTTTACGTAAATTGAAAAAAGATGCCGAAGCTTATTTAGGTGAAACAGTAACAGACGCGGTAATTACCGTACCTGCTTACTTTAATGATTCACAGCGACAAGCAACCAAAGACGCGGGTAAAATTGCGGGGCTTAATGTTAAGCGTATTATTAACGAACCAACGGCTGCTGCATTAGCGTATGGCGTTGATAAAAGCAGTAAAGTCGACCAAAAAGTAGCGGTTTATGACTTAGGTGGTGGTACATTTGATGTCTCTATTATTGAAATAGCCAATATTGACGGTGAAAAACAGTTTGAAGTGTTAGCCACCAATGGTGATACCTTTTTAGGAGGTGAAGATTTTGATTTACGCCTAATAAATTACTTGGCTGATGAATTCAAAAAAGAAAGTGGTATTGATATCAAACAAGATCCTTTAGCACTACAGCGCATTAAAGAAGCCGCTGAAAAAGCTAAAATCGAGTTGTCATCAGCACTACAAACAGACGTAAATTTACCTTACGTAACGGCTGACGCAAGTGGTCCTAAGCATTTAAAAGTGCAAGTTACCCGCGCTAAATTAGAGTCATTAGTTGATGACTTGGTAAAAAGCACTATCGCCCCTTGTGAACAAGCATTAAAAGATGCCGGTTTAAGCAAAAGCGATATTAGCGAAGTTATTTTGGTTGGTGGTCAATCACGTATGCCAAAAGTACAAGCAGCGGTTAAAGATTTTTTTGGAAAAGAACCACGTAAAGATGTAAACCCTGATGAAGCTGTTGCTATGGGTGCAGCAATTCAAGCGGGTGTATTGTCAGGAACCGTTGGTGATGTGCTATTACTTGATGTAACACCATTATCATTGGGTATTGAAACCTTAGGCGGTGTAATGACCAAGCTTATTGATAAAAACACTACAATACCTACTCGGGCTTCTGAAACGTTTTCAACGGCGGAAGACAATCAACCTGCGGTAACTGTGCATGTGTTGCAAGGTCAGCGTGAAATGGCAACCGATAATAAATCGTTAGGACAATTTAGCTTAACGGATATTAGCCCTGGCCCACGCGGTTCAGTACAAGTTGAAGTTACCTTTGATATTGACGCCGATGGCATTTTAAATGTTACCGCAAAAGACAAGGCAACCGGTAAAGAGCAAAGCATTAAAATTACCGCATCAAGTGGTTTAACGGAAGATGAAGTTAATCGTATGGTAAACGATGCAGAAATGCATGCTACTGAAGATAAGCAAAAGCGTGAATTAGTTGAACAACGTAACCAAGCAGATCAATTAATTCATACCGTGCAAACTTCAATGACTAGCTTGAGCGATGATCAACAAGGCGAGCTTAAAACCTTGATTGAACAATTAAAAATGGCTGTTAATGGTGATGATAAAAACGCTATTGAAATGCGACAAAAAGCATTACAAGAGGCTTACACTAGCATGACACAAGCGCAGCAATCACAAGAACAAACGCAACATCAAGGCGAAGCTGCAAATGACGGAGCCAGCAACGATGATGTTATTGATGCTGACTTTGAAGATGTTAGCAATGGCTAA
- a CDS encoding Crp/Fnr family transcriptional regulator yields the protein MNKNVTHLPQKASPTLVKQANIFADLPAKLIEDFQQEFQLSEWKKGDYFNSTLLTQRFFVVLDGSIEIKQSNPETGREATVDMLYAGDCFDLMVLLDDKPHDVIVSPLTAVKLLSVKLATMRDWLWSYPEFNQQFMPYLAQKMREKEQQASSLVLHDVTTRLSRIILEHINKIKFYTGTKAHEHQHHLVNGLSDETLARMTGSVRQVINKQLQHWKKQDIIDKKRNQLIIKDLEALEKAAKYTDSLTNAPLRKPE from the coding sequence ATGAATAAAAATGTTACGCACTTACCGCAAAAAGCCAGCCCAACATTGGTTAAACAAGCGAATATTTTTGCCGACTTACCAGCAAAATTAATTGAAGACTTTCAACAAGAGTTTCAACTTAGTGAATGGAAAAAGGGCGATTATTTTAATTCAACCTTATTAACCCAACGATTTTTTGTGGTACTTGATGGCAGCATAGAAATCAAACAAAGTAATCCTGAGACTGGCAGAGAAGCGACTGTAGATATGCTTTATGCTGGTGATTGTTTTGATTTAATGGTGCTATTAGATGATAAGCCTCATGATGTGATTGTTTCGCCATTAACAGCAGTTAAACTGTTGTCGGTAAAACTTGCCACTATGCGAGATTGGCTATGGAGTTATCCAGAATTTAATCAACAGTTTATGCCTTACTTAGCGCAAAAGATGCGCGAAAAAGAACAGCAGGCTAGCAGTTTAGTTTTACACGATGTCACCACACGTTTGAGTCGTATTATTTTAGAGCACATTAACAAAATTAAATTTTATACCGGCACAAAAGCCCATGAACATCAGCATCATTTAGTGAATGGTTTAAGCGATGAAACCTTAGCGCGGATGACTGGCTCTGTCAGGCAAGTGATTAACAAGCAATTACAGCATTGGAAAAAACAAGACATTATCGATAAAAAGCGTAATCAGCTGATTATTAAAGATTTAGAAGCCTTAGAAAAAGCTGCAAAATATACCGACTCTCTAACTAACGCACCTTTGCGTAAGCCGGAATAA
- a CDS encoding DnaJ C-terminal domain-containing protein — protein MYLEVGFNPDPLYVIDGADITTELSISPWQAALGEKVKVPTPTGHIDLSLPKLISSGSKMRLKGRGLPSKVAGDFFVKLKIVFPKSLSAEEEALYQSMKTLATSENDNTSGDTKQKVNA, from the coding sequence TTGTATCTTGAAGTTGGCTTTAACCCAGATCCGTTATACGTTATTGATGGTGCTGACATTACAACAGAACTTAGTATTAGCCCATGGCAAGCAGCGTTAGGTGAAAAAGTAAAAGTACCCACACCCACTGGCCATATTGATTTAAGCTTACCTAAATTAATCAGTAGTGGTAGTAAAATGCGTTTAAAAGGCCGAGGACTACCTAGTAAAGTTGCCGGTGATTTTTTTGTAAAACTTAAAATTGTTTTTCCAAAAAGTTTATCCGCAGAAGAAGAGGCACTTTATCAGTCAATGAAAACTCTAGCGACTAGCGAAAATGACAATACAAGTGGCGACACTAAGCAAAAAGTTAACGCTTAA